Proteins from a genomic interval of Capsicum annuum cultivar UCD-10X-F1 chromosome 4, UCD10Xv1.1, whole genome shotgun sequence:
- the LOC107843528 gene encoding subtilisin-like protease SBT1.7, which yields MSSSIVFQVIALLALCHVTLQSTSEESTFIIHMAKSQMPDSFDDHTHWYSSSLKSVSESAEMLYVYNNAVHGYAARLTKKEAESIQKQRGILSVMPEMKYELHTTRTPLFLGLDRSADFFPESNAMGDVIVGVLDTGVWPESKSFDDSGFGPIPASWKGECESGTNFSSKNCNRKLIGARYFAKGYESTMGLIDETKESKSPRDDDGHGTHTSTTAAGSVVQGASLFGFASGSARGMATHARVAVYKVCWIGGCFSSDILAALDKAIDDNVNVLSLSLGGGNSDYYRDSVAIGAFAAMEKGILVSCSAGNSGPSPYSLSNVAPWITTVGAGTLDRDFPAYLSLGNGKNFSGVSLYKGPMSLSKMLPFVYAGNASNSTNGNLCMMGTLIPEQVKGKIVLCDRGLNPRVQKGSVVKAAGGVGMVLANTAANGDELVADAHLLPATTVGQTTGEAIKKYLTSDPNPTATILFEGTKVGIKPSPVVAAFSSRGPNSITQEILKPDIIAPGVNIIAGWTGAVGPTGLAEDNRRVGFNIISGTSMSCPHVSGLAALLKGAHPDWSPAAIRSALMTTAYTVYKNGGALQDVATGKPSTPFDHGAGHVDPVAALNPGLVYDLKAEDYLNFLCALNYTSTQINSIARRPFSCDTSKKFSVTDLNYPSFAVVFSEQMIADSGSGSSSIKHIRTVTNVGPAGLYKVNVISPSNLVKVTVEPETLAFTRTNEQKSYTVTFTAPSMPSTKNVNGRIEWSDGKHVVSSPVAISWT from the exons ATGTCAAGTTCTATAGTGTTTCAAGTCATTGCTCTTCTGGCTCTATGCCATGTAACTTTACAAAGTACTAGTGAGGAAAGTACTTTTATTATCCACATGGCAAAATCTCAAATGCCGGACAGTTTTGACGACCATACACATTGGTATTCTTCGTCGTTGAAATCGGTATCTGAATCAGCCGAAATGCTGTATGTTTACAACAATGCTGTTCATGGTTATGCCGCGAGGCTTACAAAGAAAGAAGCTGAATCAATACAGAAACAACGTGGAATTCTGTCGGTTATGCCGGAGATGAAATATGAATTACATACGACAAGGACGCCGTTGTTTTTAGGTTTAGATAGAAGTGCTGATTTCTTTCCGGAGTCGAATGCGATGGGTGATGTGATTGTTGGTGTGCTTGATACTGGAGTTTGGCCTGAAAGTAAGAGTTTTGATGATAGTGGGTTTGGACCTATTCCGGCTTCGTGGAAAGGGGAGTGTGAATCTGGGACTAATTTCAGTTCCAAGAATTGTAATAGGAAGTTGATTGGTGCAAG GTACTTCGCTAAAGGTTATGAATCCACTATGGGTCTGATAGATGAAACCAAAGAATCAAAATCTCCGAGGGATGATGACGGACATGGGACACACACTTCTACTACTGCAGCTGGTTCAGTTGTTCAGGGCGCTAGTCTCTTTGGGTTTGCTTCTGGAAGTGCTCGTGGAATGGCAACTCATGCTAGAGTTGCTGTGTACAAAGTTTGCTGGATTGGTGGTTGTTTTAGCTCTGATATATTAGCAGCTTTGGACAAAGCCATTGATGATAACGTAAATGTGCTTTCTTTATCACTTGGTGGCGGCAATTCAGATTACTACAGAGACAGTGTCGCGATTGGTGCCTTTGCTGCTATGGAGAAAGGGATTTTAGTATCTTGCTCTGCAG GTAACTCTGGTCCTAGTCCTTACAGTTTGTCCAACGTAGCACCATGGATCACTACTGTAGGTGCAGGAACATTGGACCGTGATTTTCCTGCATATTTAAGTCTAGGTAATGGTAAGAATTTCTCTGGTGTATCACTCTATAAAGGGCCTATGTCACTAAGCAAAATGCTTCCCTTTGTGTACGCTGGTAATGCTAGTAATTCGACAAATGGAAATCTTTGCATGATGGGTACCTTAATTCCTGAGCAAGTTAAAGGAAAAATTGTTTTATGTGACCGTGGATTAAATCCCAGGGTCCAAAAAGGCTCTGTGGTAAAAGCAGCTGGTGGAGTCGGTATGGTCTTGGCTAATACCGCTGCAAATGGAGATGAACTTGTTGCTGATGCCCATTTGCTTCCAGCAACGACGGTGGGACAGACAACAGGGGAAGCAATCAAGAAGTACTTAACCTCGGATCCCAATCCGACAGCCACGATTCTTTTCGAGGGAACTAAGGTGGGTATCAAACCATCACCAGTGGTTGCTGCATTTAGCTCCAGAGGGCCAAATTCAATCACGCAGGAAATTCTGAAACCGGACATCATAGCACCCGGTGTTAACATTATTGCAGGGTGGACAGGTGCGGTTGGTCCAACAGGGTTGGCCGAGGACAATCGACGTGTTGGGTTTAACATTATTTCGGGCACGTCTATGTCATGTCCCCACGTGAGTGGTTTGGCTGCTTTGCTTAAAGGAGCACACCCTGATTGGAGCCCAGCTGCTATCCGCTCAGCTCTTATGACCACGGCTTATACAGTGTACAAGAACGGTGGTGCTCTCCAAGATGTTGCAACTGGAAAACCATCCACACCGTTTGATCATGGTGCAGGACATGTAGACCCTGTTGCAGCACTAAACCCCGGACTTGTTTATGACTTGAAGGCTGAGGATTATCTGAATTTCCTCTGTGCCTTGAACTACACATCGACCCAGATCAATAGTATTGCCAGAAGACCCTTCAGTTGCGACACAAGTAAGAAATTCAGCGTCACTGATTTGAATTACCCTTCATTTGCTGTTGTATTTTCAGAACAAATGATTGCTGACAGCGGAAGTGGTTCCAGTTCAATTAAACATATACGAACGGTTACTAATGTTGGACCAGCCGGATTATACAAAGTTAATGTTATTTCACCAAGCAACTTGGTGAAAGTCACGGTTGAGCCTGAAACATTGGCTTTCACTCGTACGAATGAGCAGAAATCATATACGGTGACTTTCACTGCTCCTTCAATGCCGTCAACTAAAAATGTTAATGGTAGAATTGAGTGGTCAGATGGAAAGCATGTAGTGAGTAGTCCAGTGGCCATTAGTTGGACATAA